In a genomic window of Littorina saxatilis isolate snail1 linkage group LG6, US_GU_Lsax_2.0, whole genome shotgun sequence:
- the LOC138968008 gene encoding KRAB-A domain-containing protein 2-like — protein sequence MINDLKTAQVSSTTKTSRQYKLMKRYEVLQCGPNDKLIRKRSSPDEAPIFFVTLEDTYDTIKTAHIATGHGGRDRMLKELEKKFANIQRDSVELFKSYCLVCQEKQKRQKTKGVVVRPILTEEFNSRSQVDLVDYQSMEDGGYKWIMVYQDHLTKFVVLRPLTSKRACQVALQLVDIFTLFGAPVILQSDNGSEFTAVVIRELRDLWPELKLVHGKPRHPQSQGSVERANGDIKDMLTAWMSMKNQPVLVPLYRNFQMVMQQSSTEHSK from the exons ATGATCAACGACCTCAAGACAGCACAGGTGTCATCGACAACCAAAACATCACGCCAGTACAAACTGATGAAGAg GTATGAGGTGCTGCAGTGCGGTCCAAATGACAAGCTGATCCGAAAAAGATCCTCACCTGATGAAGCCCCGATCTTCTTTGTCACCCTTGAAGATACCTACGACACCATCAAGACTGCACACATCGCCACCGGTCACGGAGGGCGCGATAGGATGCTGAAGGAACTGGAAAAGaaatttgccaatatccaaagaGACAGTGTAGAACTGTTTAAGTCTTATTGCCTCGTGTGCCAGGAGAAACAAAAGCGACAGAAAACCAAAGGTGTCGTCGTGCGACCTATTCTCACAGAGGAATTCAATTCCAGAAGCCAAGTGGACCTTGTGGACTACCAGTCGATGGAGGATGGCGGCTACAAATGGATTATGGTCTATCAAGATCACCTCACCAAATTTGTAGTCTTGCGACCGCTGACATCAAAAAGGGCGTGCCAAGTAGCCCTTCAGCTCGTGGACATTTTTACTCTTTTCGGGGCTCCAGTGATCCTTCAATCGGACAATGGAAGCGAGTTCACTGCAGTTGTCATCAGAGAACTACGAGATCTGTGGCCAGAATTAAAACTCGTTCATGGAAAACCTCGTCATCCTCAGTCACAAGGCTCTGTAGAGAGGGCCAACGGTGACATCAAGGACATGCTGACTGCTTGGAT GTCCATGAAGAATCAACCAGTGCTGGTGCCACTCTACAGGAACTTTCAAATGGTGATGCAGCAGTCATCGACAGAGCATTCGAAATAG
- the LOC138969168 gene encoding flagellar attachment zone protein 1-like codes for MEEKMRTCFDILSRQIDELSTQLDKMTQKYRECHEIMIHMEKQNQSLRQELHQAHENNSVLQQDIYRLRKELKDYMEARNARMYEDLASHDSKVKALLAEMIQLRQSLQAMGAENSNVMKEVHTLKSENDKLKHEVAILKNDNNKLLVELTGFKTDAAKFQEETTTFMSDGKVRQAMAFVQADVARLKQELAAYKADNARLQQEVANLRTKNTKFQQDATAFMSDTRLKQALTTNQGDIAKLRQEMGTLKAENSKLLEELHAVKDDGRMKQAIAALQAELAKLRQELAALKGENSRLNESLSGVKAENTRFKQEATAFMSDTRLKQLTASLQEEINRLKQELAGLKGENGKMKQELGDLKSDNRLKQESAQLLSELNKLKQEMNGLKGENGKLKQELAALKGANGQLTQELNALKNDYNKLKQDTAALKSDNKLKQDVGSLQGENGKIKQELNHLKGESGNLKQEVGNIKNENANLKKEIIVRLEDNRKEVQGVERLRTEVGKVMQDQVNNTGKLGTLEKVSQALENSLKQWKQEITSLQTKMANSSVQVAFHAVLDKEKITTSSEPVVCDAIVSNVGGAYSSETGIFTAPVAGSYCFMASASSCKMDEEKKCKMAIVVENDMKGFLVSGSTRWSTCHTAVWVKPGQRVWLRSYGDREYTFGGGWWTSFSGMLLQPAI; via the exons ATGGAGGAGAAGATGAGAACATGTTTCGACATCCTGAGCCGGCAGATAGACGAGCTGAGCACACAGCTGGACAAGATGACCCAGAAGTACAGAGAGTGTCACGAAATCATGATCCACATGGAGAAGCAGAACCAGTCGTTGCGGCAGGAGCTCCACCAGGCCCACGAGAATAACTCCGTGCTGCAACAGGACATCTACAGGCTGCGGAAGGAGCTGAAAGACTATATGGAGGCTCGCAACGCCAGGATGTACGAAGACCTGGCATCTCACGACAGCAAGGTCAAAGCCCTTCTGGCGGAGATGATCCAGCTGCGGCAGAGTCTGCAGGCCATGGGCGCCGAAAACAGCAACGTAATGAAAGAGGTGCACACCCTCAAGTCCGAGAACGACAAGCTGAAGCACGAGGTGGCCATCCTCAAGAACGACAACAACAAGCTGCTCGTGGAGCTCACGGGATTCAAAACTGACGCCGCCAAGTTCCAGGAAGAAACCACCACCTTCATGTCCGACGGCAAAGTGAGGCAAGCCATGGCGTTCGTGCAGGCGGACGTGGCCAGGCTCAAGCAAGAACTGGCGGCCTACAAAGCAGACAACGCCAGGCTCCAACAGGAAGTGGCCAACCTCAGAACGAAAAACACCAAGTTCCAACAAGATGCCACTGCATTCATGTCCGACACCCGTCTGAAGCAAGCCCTGACCACGAACCAAGGCGACATCGCCAAGCTGCGGCAAGAGATGGGGACCCTGAAGGCAGAGAACAGCAAGCTGCTGGAGGAGCTTCACGCTGTGAAGGATGACGGCAGAATGAAGCAAGCTATTGCCGCTCTGCAAGCGGAGCTCGCCAAGCTGAGGCAAGAACTGGCCGCCTTGAAAGGAGAGAACTCTCGACTTAACGAGTCGCTGTCAGGAGTCAAGGCCGAAAACACCAGGTTCAAGCAGGAAGCCACCGCGTTCATGTCAGACACCAGGCTGAAGCAACTCACCGCAAGTCTTCAAGAGGAGATCAATAGGCTGAAACAGGAGTTGGCAGGACTGAAAGGAGAAAACGGCAAGATGAAACAAGAGCTCGGAGACCTCAAGTCAGACAACCGACTAAAACAAGAATCGGCCCAGCTTCTTTCAGAGCTCAACAAACTGAAGCAGGAGATGAACGGCCTCAAGGGAGAAAACGGGAAGCTGAAACAGGAACTAGCGGCCCTCAAAGGAGCTAATGGTCAGCTAACACAGGAGCTTAACGCTCTGAAGAACGACTACAATAAACTGAAGCAAGACACGGCGGCCCTGAAATCCGACAACAAGCTGAAGCAAGACGTGGGCTCTCTACAAGGCGAGAACGGCAAGATCAAGCAAGAACTCAACCACCTCAAAGGGGAGAGCGGCAACCTGAAGCAAGAGGTCGGCAACATCAAGAACGAGAACGCCAACTTAAAGAAAGAGATCATCGTCCGCTTGGAAGACAACAGAAAGGAGGTGCAGGGCGTCGAACGTCTGCGTACCGAGGTGGGTAAAGTCATGCAGGACCAGGTGAACAACACGGGCAAACTCGGCACCCTGGAGAAGGTCAGCCAAGCCCTGGAGAACTCCCTCAAACAGTGGAAGCAAGAAATCACATCTCTGCAAACTAAGATGg CCAACTCCAGTGTCCAGGTGGCCTTCCACGCCGTGCTGGACAAGGAGAAGATCACCACGTCCTCGGAGCCTGTCGTCTGTGACGCCATCGTCAGCAACGTTGGGGGAGCCTACAGCAGCGAAACCGGCATCTTCACGGCTCCCGTGGCGGGTTCCTACTGTTTCATGGCCAGCGCCAGCTCCTGCAAGATGGACGAGGAGAAGAAATGCAAGATGGCCATCGTTGTGGAGAACGACATGAAGGGCTTCCTCGTGTCCGGCAGCACGAGATGGTCCACGTGCCACACGGCTGTGTGGGTCAAGCCCGGCCAGCGGGTGTGGCTGAGGTCGTATGGTGACCGGGAGTACACCTTCGGCGGCGGCTGGTGGACCAGCTTCAGTGGGATGCTGCTTCAGCCAGCGATttga